The nucleotide window CAAAAAAAGACATGGAAAACGAGGAAAAACATCGCATATTGCCCCGAATTTGCTGAATCGTGATTTTACAGCAACGGCACTCAATCAAAAATGGGTAACGAATGTAACGGAATTTCAGGTTGGGCAAGAAAAGCTTTATTTTTCACCGTTGATGGATCTGGCTAACCGAGAAGTTATTGCCTATAACTTTGCAACACGCCCGAAGTTTTCATTGGTAAAAAAGATGTTAGAACAAGGGCTTAGTCGGCTTAAACCGACAGAATGCCCGATTATTCATAGCGGCCAAGGCGTATTGTATGGCTCGGCGGAATGGGTAAAGATGTTGGAAGGTAAAGCGGTTCAAAGTATGAGCCACCGAGGAAATTGCGATAATAATGCGGTGATTGAAAATTTTTTTGCGATACTAAAATCAGAATGTTTTTACTCTCGGACTTATCATTCAATTGCTGAATTACAGGCTGAAATTGAAGAATATTTAGTGTCTTACAACCAAAAACGCATTAAACTTGCTTTCAAAGGATTGAGCCCGGTGCAATACCGAGCTCAATATTTAAGTTAACTAACCTGTCCAACTTTTTTTGGGGAGGCAGATCATTTTTTATTCTATCGTATTTCAATTTTCGTCAATTTGAAAAAATGATGATATTTTGTTAGTATAAATTTCGCATTTGGAAACAGTTCACTTAAATCCTACTGAGCGTTTCCTTCAAAATCGCACTTCTCCGTGCTGTCATTTGCGATGGTTCCATCGCTCATTTTGGTCTTAAGACCTTATTTTATTTAATCTGATTTATTTTTATTCACTTGATTTTTAAGGAGAAAGCTTGTCTTTATCTAAATTTATAGAAAAACAAACGTCGTTCAATCCTTTAGTGATTGGTGCAACGTTATTTTTTGTGGTGTTACTTGTTGCGATGATTTTAATCGCACCGGAACAAACACAAACTTTATTAAATGCCGCCAAATCGGGTATTTTTGCCAACTTTAGTTGGTTTTACG belongs to Aggregatibacter sp. 2125159857 and includes:
- a CDS encoding IS3 family transposase, translated to MTFKLRQMGFHLNHKTMLKLMNELGIHSILRKKRHGKRGKTSHIAPNLLNRDFTATALNQKWVTNVTEFQVGQEKLYFSPLMDLANREVIAYNFATRPKFSLVKKMLEQGLSRLKPTECPIIHSGQGVLYGSAEWVKMLEGKAVQSMSHRGNCDNNAVIENFFAILKSECFYSRTYHSIAELQAEIEEYLVSYNQKRIKLAFKGLSPVQYRAQYLS